The genomic DNA taaaaggcaaaaccctcactgactcactcatcactaactctccaacttcccttgtaggtagaaggctgaaatttggcaggctcattccttacaggttacttacaaaagttaaacaggtttaatttcaaaattctacacgtaacggtcataacggtcgacaacatgttaaactttcttatttatggccccatcttcacgaaatttggtaggcggcttccctgcgctaaccgaaaccgatgtacgtacttatttcagtgaTATGACACCACTctcagccgccatattgaactttccaacggccttttttacttaatgggcccatcttcaagaaatttggtacgcaggttcccaacgctaactgaatcctacttacgtacatatatatgtccatagtctgcagctcggtccacactctgaatcctccaggcactcctgatcataatctaattttgaaggttcgggcaccaataatgttactgagaaacttacaggcaccgaaactttgtaatggcacaaaACTTCAGGttacatgcctgcaaaagaacctaattgaggcaactatttttactggcagtggctcaggggagagagtttttattcctcgcatccccgttataccctctgatctcccatttcaattcaaacgcctccaatttccagtaaggctctgcttcgcagtgacaataagtctcagggacagaccctagaaaaggttggcattgatttgaggcaagattgcttttcacatggccaactatacgttgcatgctcaagagtaagctcagcgcacagcttggtcatattacaaccggaggggcgaactgacaacgtggtatacaaagagatccttaacaaataattattggtacattttccctcagtttattatttaaaatttaaaagcagtaattCGCCGCTGGGAAGCACAGGTATGTTGCCAGTTtagcaataaaaacagtttattaattgtcAATTTGACATTAACACCAAATGTTCATGTATTAATAATCTCTAATGTACAAGGCCTCCAAGAACTCAaagtaaaaaagcagaaaaatatttaaagcaaaacaaaatttcaagAATATTCACATTGTAACAGGCCCGGCTCATCTTTGATTAACTCTGCTGGCTATCAGATAAAATGCAGAAAGCTGATGAAATGTTGGCTAACAGGAGCGCCGCAGAACAATCCCACCACTCAGGCGAGTCCTTCTGAATGAAGACAGACCAGGGAGGGCAGCAGGCTTTGTTCACGTCTTACAAGTCTGTCCCTCTCAGAGTGCCATCCACTTTGTGCTCCAGTCCCAAACTCCAAATGTGCTACGGGGTTGCCGATCTGGAAGTGGCACTCTATACAGGGCTGATGAATGGTGCCATAAAAATCAACAAAGTGATTGATCACAAATGCCACATTACGTATTTGTGTGATCTTTGTGATGACATTACAGTTTCAGAACATTCTAACTGATAAATAACAGACTTATTCAGTGTATGGTCACAGATTTGAAATCAAACACACATGAACTTTGAAGTCTGCATGCAACGGCTGTCCTCAACAGTCCACTCAGGAGTGACTGACAGTTCTTTCCACCAATcagctttcttcttttgttttcagttggtacCTGCCTTTTCTGTGCTGTCCTTTCTGATTTTGTCCTTGTCACCTCTGCCACTGAGCATATTTCATCAATGTCACCTCTTCACTTTGTGGTTTCcacttatatatttttctatcttCTTCCATTACATGGCCAATGTACCCATTTTAGGTAAGTCCTTGTAAGAGTCAAGCTATACTCACACAATTGAGAACATCAATGacatgaaatgtaaaaagagtgtggccaataaatgaaacataaacttCCAAAATACAGAAAGTCCAAGCAGAGTAAACCAACGTCGAGTAGTGAGGGGTCAAATGTGACCTTCAGTGCTGGGGGTACAGAAGGGGCCACTTCTGCTTTTTGGAGTTTTCTGTCAAGTAAATGAAGCCAAAGCTTTGTGTAGCCGACGCTCTCTCAGAGCAGAGCTTTCTAATCGTCCATCCTGCTGTTGGAGTTTATTGAGCTCCAGCTTGTAGTCTCGACGTGAAGAAACGTTGTCTTGGGTATCGAAATGAAGAAGGTGCTGAACTCAAACTGAAACCTGAACCAACACATTCGGAGTATAGAGCGTCCTTTGAACCCtgaatgcttcattttatttgtatttcgaTCGTTTTAAATTCCCTCTTTTGGACTCACCCTTGACATACAGCTGATGAATGTGTTTGGTTTGTAAAGACTCTTATCATTTATAAATAACCTAAATTAGTGTAAACGTCTTACTGTATAAAGCCCCTCTACATTGGTCTGTCATGTGACGGCTCTCTTTTTAGTCTCCTGTCCTCCTCGACTGTCCCTCCCCAGTATCTGATTGGACAGCATTGGCTGTCCGCTGACTTCACTAAATGACTTCTTCATTATCAGGGTTAAGAACGGCTGTCTGCACTCAGCCCAGCAGTCAGCCATCATATAACATCCCAGAGACAGTATGAGTTCAATGCTACTCAGATAAGGCCCCATCTCCAAAGctctgaaacaaaaatattccCCTCGTTGTCAATGGCACCTTCTACCAGTTGGCACTGCACTGTGGACTTGATATTACTtctccattttttcattattacattgaactttttcagttgtgCTCTGTGGTTGAAGTTGTTATCACCACACAGTACTGTTGATACCTCATTCTGTTATCTGGTGTTTGTATTGTTCACCATCTTATGTCACAGCACTGGTGCAGAGATGATCAGTCCCTGAATGGCTGACGTCCTGGCAGTACAGTTTCTGAGTCCTTCATGAAATCTTACGTGTTGCTGATGACGGCTGATACAGGAGGACCACTTTCAACATTCAGAACAGCTAAGAGGCTTACCACAAGTAGGCCAGTCTATTATGACTATGAAGGCCActgctgtctgaaaagcatttgCCACATTTAGGACAACAATGAGTTTTTTTCTTGCACCTATAAGTTGTTGAAGAAGATTCTTGCTGTTTGTGAAATATGTGTTGTATTCCAGTGTGTATTCAcaggtggctctgaggttacctTACATCTACGATCTGTTTGCCACTTTCTGTGTTTTCTCCACTATTATATACTTATTAACTACTTTAAACTGAAGTTCCTTACCAGATGCAGAagatttttcttcaatttttttgtttgagaagCCAGTGGAAAGATCATTTGTCATTGCTCCGACAGGCTTTACTCCAATATGACTTTGTGTGTGTCTCCGAAAACTTTTTTTGGAAGAGTACTCTGTTCCACATTCAGACCAGGTGTactgcttctctccagtgtggatccTGTTTCTAAATGCGCTAGGACATGACAATTGTTTGCCAAATTCTGACCAGCAATAGGGTTTTTCTCCAGAGTGAATCCTCATGTGGTGTTTAAGAGTTGTGCTGTCTGAGAAAAGCTCGCCATAGTCAGAATAGTTTggttcaaatgaaaatgaattattttatgtttttgaagaGAACTGTTATATGAGAATCGCAATCCACTCTCAGTACAACTgtaaggcttctctccagtatgattTCTCCAATGATTATAAAGAGAATTGACGcatgagaatcgtttgccacaatcCAAGCAACGTGTGGTTTCTCTCAAATGTGATTTCTGATGCAACTTTTTAGGGTGCTGAATTGTGAGAACTGCTTATcaaattaagaacaaaaataagGTTTCTCTCCCACAGGAGTTCTAATGTGGTACTGAAGTGAGGATAAATCTAAGTATCATTTCCCTCATTCAGAAGAGCAATAAGATTTTTCTTCAGTATGGATTTTGGTGGGTCTATAAAGACTTTTCTGGCTTGTACaacatttgccacattcagaacattccaaggttattatagttttgcctttttatattagtttctatttctatattttttctgaccttacttggaaattcagtttagctttagttttccttcatcgtgtatttttaattttagtttagtttttatttcacaaagacatttctattttatttttatatctattagtttcagttttagttttagtaattatggcatggagctcctacagagtttagttttgtgtcacaatcagacagaactgtacacttaacagattttgaTAcgtgtttaatgttagtggaagcttactacactacatggtttactatctggttttgttcttgtctgataaaaacatgcataatcaaaactagatactgaatatgaacaattatacacaattttataattttaaaaatattttctcatgaaaaatcacaggggcttaagAAGAAGAGCACTCATAGGCTTGAATGAATGTGCAGACCCCActtagctgtattgagggaaacaaagaaaaacaagcatgtagtgtcaaggttaggggtagTGAGACTtcaatagaccaccataaaggacagtaaactcataatgagcagagcaagagcagataataggagtacggacagacaTAAatggacagagacagcatctgagattaagaacaatatatacattatctaaacctgtttatccagagcaggattgcaGGAAACCTGCtgcctaccgcagcaggtttggatgtaaggcaggaaaactccctggtatgcaatatgtatgatagggcataagaacaaaatgaatatgatatttcaactatctattctGAGagacaaaaacattgaaaaaagggagacaaatattttaaaatataattctgctaatggattactttcacaatatcaggtattttgagttgtgaatatgaacgaaaaaagataaaattaataaatataaaaacccattagtatgtttagtttttcatcagttcacagactctcttcacctacctaccattgtttgtatcgcttcattgttaaacgatgtttttaaagcaaaagtgatatgctgatcttgtatgatgacctagtcagtctctcgatcagtgctgttttattttcaaaaactgggagtggtctcccctaaacTTTCTTGTATAGTcatatatggggatggatatttgaggagtaaaccgcaagacaatgattatatttttatataaagtacattaaggaaccatcaacaacaaatcaaatcaaatgaatattaaccaattattataaaagtaaagttgaataaatcagactctgcagctgcatgaataaaaaaaaataaatcgagtatgtgtttaagtaaagtaccacttccgggtgatggatttggcccaaaagttaatatagATTTACAATTGTGGTATAACAACCACAggctgaatttcatccatctatcgagttgcgtttttgagttattgtgtttacacacacgcgcacacacacaattccaaaaaattgtatttttggactctgggaggtctataacgtcaagattcatcaaaatattgaggtcaaattttttcatgattactacactttctctatacatatatatatatatatatatattgtcctgTGCGAAGTGGAAGGTGAATTCCTGTCAACAAAAAGCACTCACCATagtaataaactgaaacgttactcacttgtgatttttctgtccatatggtaaaggttttgttgaccagcacattctgatttcagccgtttgaattacatcttgatatacaacaagcgcaaagaaagcgGCATCAACAACCCTCCATCAACAGccgctgttcactggatgaaaatgtacgggcggctcgtggtggatgactttgttttacagttaaaacttataagggttaaagactaacggcaagaatatttattcaaaaacgaaaactaaaaatattttagtaaattattattttatttcagttagtctttccagctactttaatagtttcgtttagtttttcatttccgttgttaattatttcagtttacaaaaatgttttttaataatagtttcagttttgattttagttttcgttaactataataaccttggaacATACATACTGCATTTTCTCTTCCATGcaagtttgtgtgtgtatttgaaaAAAGCTAATGTTGAAAAACCTGTTTCCACATTTAGGACAGCAACATGGCTTCTATCCAGTATGATTTTTTGTGTGCCTCTGAAAATTGCGTATGTcagaaaattgtttgccacattctagacagcaataaggtttttctcctgtgtggattttgctgTGGGTCTGAAGATGGCATCTCCTTGAGAACgtcttaccacattctgaacagcaatgaggtttttctcctgtgtggatttttctgtgcgccTTAAGATGGCTAATTTGTGAAAACGagttaccacattctggacaacaataaggcttttctcctgtgtggatttttctgtgggtCTGAAGATAGGATCTCCTTGAGAACGTCttcccacattctgaacagcaatgaggtttttctcctgtgtggattcttctgtgcgtCTTAAGAACACTTTTAGATGAGAACGTCTTCCCACATTCGGGACAGCAATGAGGATTTTCTCCTGTGTGGCGTCTTCTGTGATTCTGAAGATCACTTTTAAatgagaacgacttaccacattctgaacaggaatgaggtttttctcctgtgtggattcttttgTGGTTCTGAAGATTGCATCTCCATGAGAATgatttaccacattctgaacaagaatgaggtttttctcctgtgtgcattcttctgtggttctgaagatggcttctccacgagaatgacttaccacattctggacagcaatgaggtttatCTCCTGCGTGGATTCTTCTGTGATTCTGAAGATAGCTTCTACTTTGGAAAgatttaccacattctgaacagcaatgagatTTTTCTCCTTCGTGGATTCTTCtgtgtatctgaagatggctTCTCCATGAGAATGACtttccacattctggacagcaatgaggtttttcttttgtgtggcttcttctgtggttctgaagatAGCTTATACATGAGAACGACtttccacattctggacagcaatgaggtttttctcctgtgtggattcttctgtgcgtCTTAAGAACACTTTTATatgagaacgacttaccacattcggGACAGCAATGacgtttttctcctgtgtggcgCCTTCTGTCATTCTGAAGATCACTTTTACATGAgaatgacttaccacattctgaactggaatgaggtttttctcctgtgtggattcttctgtggttctgaagatggcttctccATGAGAATGACttgccacattctggacaacaatgaggtttctCTCTTGTGTGGCTTTTTCTGTGGTTCTGAAGATAGCTTATGCTTTGGAAAGACTTActacattctgaacagcaatgagatttttctcctgtgtggattattctgtgtctctgaagatggcttctccATGAGAATGACttgccacattctggacagcaatgaggtttttctcctgcgTGGCTTCTTCTGTGCGTCTGAAGAATGCTTCTActtgagaacgacttaccacattcatGACAACAATATGTTTTTTCTCCATTGTGAATCTTCATATGCTCATTAAGATCACTTTTGTGTGTGAATTGTTTGCCGCATTCCAAACATTTATCTCCAGTAtgaatttggatttctttctccacttgctGTCGATCAGTTTTGATGGCTTCTGTCTGTGTTACTCCACTAGCTGGGAGAGAACTGCACTGCAAAAAGGCTGCTGTCAGGTTCTCTGATCCTCTTGCTGATTTCTTCCTACCTTTCTCTTTGTACTGAAGAGAGGGCTGACCAAATGAAGGTGGAGAGAAGCTGCCATTCTTCTGAACAtctgaaataacacaaacattttaactattataataattattattttcttgacacttttatccaaggcaacttacaacatctgagacacaattggttacatttctcttgTTTATCCAACTCGAGGACAGGCAGGTCACGCGAGATCAAAAAAAGCCAATTTTCACTCTAAATGACTTGACCGATGATCAGCAAATTAGCTGATCTTAACATTTGATCTTGAATGATAAAAACCATGCAAGACAAATTTCCAAtgttacaaaaatacagaaacacgTCCTCGCCAGTCTAAAAGTTTTATTGCCTTCCTACAAGAGATAAATTTGTGGTTTGTAATATTTGAGCAAAAAGAAGTCAGTGATGGAGGATTCTCTGCTAACACTTTCAATAATACAAACCTTATTCAGCATCTGAGAAGTCAACACAAAAGGGACGTGTGTGAAGAACGAGCTGCTCAAAGGCTGAGGCGACCAGC from Erpetoichthys calabaricus chromosome 5, fErpCal1.3, whole genome shotgun sequence includes the following:
- the LOC114641491 gene encoding oocyte zinc finger protein XlCOF6-like, with translation MASAKEDGVYERTVNIKEEECERLAPEDVCVKLEDHEERISVFKEEEECKEVTAAIKAEDLNDFSLGLELRKHEAEDIFKQDACEESPSSLQPWSTNTGQLAMQENSAELKSELSESEEKITEGNGREGEESPGSVGINVQKNGSFSPPSFGQPSLQYKEKGRKKSARGSENLTAAFLQCSSLPASGVTQTEAIKTDRQQVEKEIQIHTGDKCLECGKQFTHKSDLNEHMKIHNGEKTYCCHECGKSFSSRSILQTHRRSHAGEKPHCCPECGKSFSWRSHLQRHRIIHTGEKSHCCSECSKSFQSISYLQNHRKSHTREKPHCCPECGKSFSWRSHLQNHRRIHTGEKPHSSSECGKSFSCKSDLQNDRRRHTGEKRHCCPECGKSFSYKSVLKTHRRIHTGEKPHCCPECGKSFSCISYLQNHRRSHTKEKPHCCPECGKSFSWRSHLQIHRRIHEGEKSHCCSECGKSFQSRSYLQNHRRIHAGDKPHCCPECGKSFSWRSHLQNHRRMHTGEKPHSCSECGKSFSWRCNLQNHKRIHTGEKPHSCSECGKSFSFKSDLQNHRRRHTGENPHCCPECGKTFSSKSVLKTHRRIHTGEKPHCCSECGKTFSRRSYLQTHRKIHTGEKPYCCPECGNSFSQISHLKAHRKIHTGEKPHCCSECGKTFSRRCHLQTHSKIHTGEKPYCCLECGKQFSDIRNFQRHTKNHTG